Below is a window of Rhodopseudomonas sp. P2A-2r DNA.
AATTGCAGCATCGGATGTTCGCCGATCGGATGATGCGGAGCGAGAAAGGCTCCAAACTTGACGCGCGCCATACGGCATTTCCTCATTGTTGTTTTTTGCTTGCCGCGAGCCTAGGCCAGCCACCCCCGGCTTTCAATGCGTTCCCCGGCATGGCCGCGACGCGCTGCCGCAGAGCGACGTCTTGCGCCGCTGCCTGCGCCATCACCATCTCAAGGAGGCACCGCAGCGCCAATCCCGGCGCGATTTCGCGGGCAGGAGGACCGATGAGCTACTTCAAAACCGCGATGCTGCTCGCTGGCATGACCGCCCTGTTCATGGGCGTCGGCTATCTGATCGGCGGCGCGTCCGGCGCAACGCTGGCCCTGCTGGTTGCGGCCGGCATGAACCTGTTTGCCTACTGGAATTCCGATCGCATGGTGCTGTCGATGCACGGCGCGCAGCCGGTCGACGCACGCAATGCACCGGACCTGTTTCGGCTGGTGGCCGATCTCGCCGCCCGCGCCAACCTGCCGATGCCAAAAGTCTACATCATGGACAATCCGCAGCCCAACGCCTTTGCCACCGGCCGCAATCCCGAAAACGCCGCCGTGGCCGTCACCACCGGGCTGATGCAGCAGCTGAGCCGCGAGGAACTGGCTGGCGTGATCGCGCACGAGCTGGCCCATGTGAAGCACCACGACACGCTGCTGATGACCGTCACCGCGACCATCGCCGGCGCGATCTCCATGGTGGCGCAGTTCGGCATGTTCTTCGGCGGCAACCGTAACAACGGCCCGGGCATCATCGGCCAGCTGGCGCTGATGATCCTGGCGCCGCTCGCCGCCATGCTGGTGCAGATGGCCATTAGCCGGACCCGCGAATACGCCGCCGACGACATGGGCGCGCGCATCTGCGGCAACCCGATGTGGCTGGCTTCGGCGCTGGCGAAGATCGACAATGCCGCGCATCGGATTCCCAACGAGGATGCGGAGCGCGCGCCGGCCACCGCGCATATGTTCATCATCAACCCGCTGTCGGGCCGCAGCATGGACAACCTGTTCACCACCCATCCGTCGACGCAGAACCGCATCGCAGCGCTGCAGCAGCTGGCGGGGCAGCTCGGCGGGCAGTCTGCGCGTGCCGCAACCGGTGCTGCGCCACGTGGCCCGTGGAACGGCGAGCCTCGTGCGAAGGGGCCGTGGGGCTAAGGGCCGAGTGCGCATCTCGCCCTTGTCGCGACTGGTAAAACCGGCATGGTGGCCTCCTTCCTGGAGGCGTATCGAGAATGCTGACACGGCTTCTGATCACCGGTTTTTTGTTGCTTGCCGGCGTGACGGCCGCGCAGGCCGACGCGACGATCCCGAACAAGGACATCGCCAACGCGCGCGATAATCCGCTGCTGAAGCGGTATGACGGTTCGTTCATCGTCAGCTATGAGCGCCTCGCCTTCACCGACTTCAAGGTGCCGCTGTCGAAGCTGGAAAAGGCCGGCGACACCCGCGACCGAATGAACAATCAGGTCTTCAAGCCCGCGAAAGAACTTGAGGTCGAGGGCGCCCGTACCCGGATCGCCTACATCCTGCCGGCCAACCGTTCGCCGCTGGAAGTGCTGCGCAACTACCAGGATGTCGTGAAGGCCGCGGGCGGCGAGGTGCTGTACCAGTGCAAGGGCGACGATTGCGGCGCCGATCCGACCCGCTCCAGCGCCGGCGGAGGCGGCGACATGAGCCTGCTGATGTATGCGGTCACCGAGGCGCAGCTCAAGGACGCGGCGTTCTCCAACGGCGCCTGCGCGTTGGCGGTTGAGATCGATGACCAGCGCTTCTTCGCCGCCAAAATTCCGCAAACGGGAGGTGAGGCTTACGTCACGGTGCAGACCTATCAGGTCAAGAATGACCTGTACTGCAAGGCGTTCAACGAACGCACCGTGGCGGTGGTTCATGTCGTCGAACCGAAACCGCGCGAGCAGAAGATGGTGGTGGTGAAGGCCGACGAGATGGCCAAGACGATCGGCTCGACCGGCCGCGTGGCGCTTTATGGCATCTTCTTCGATACCGGCAAGGCCGAGCTGAAGCCGGAATCGGCACCGACGCTGCAGGAGATTGCCGGCTTGCTGGCCTCCGATCCGAAGCTGGCGGTGCTGATCGTCGGCCATACCGACAATCAGGGCGCCTACGACTACAATCTTGACCTGTCGCGCCGCCGCGCCGAATCGGTGGTCGCCGCGCTCACCGCCAGTTTTCGCGCCGATGCCAAACGCCTGCGCGCAGCCGGCGTCGGCATGCTGGCGCCTGCGGCGTCCAACGATGCGGATGACGGCCGGGCGAAGAATCGGCGGGTCGAGGTGGTGAAGCTGAATTGATCTGACCAGCCTGCCGTCGCGGCGCACCAAGCGTCCGTCATTGCGAGGAGCCCTTGCGACGAAGCAATCCAGTCTTCCTTCCGCTGTGGCCTTCTGGATTGCCGCGTCGTTTCGCTCCTCGCAACGACGTGGAGAGGCCGTGGCGCTACCGGCTCATGCGATTCTCAGGCCCCCAATAGATGCCGTGGGGAAAGGCCCAGCCGGACCACAAATCCGCCAATGATGACCTCAGAGGTCATCGACGCCATGACCGCCAGATGCAATTCTGAAGGCAAGACCAGCATCGCGGGATTGCGTCATGGATCGGACGGTTGCCAACAAGACCGATACCGCCCGCCGCTGGTGGGTGCTGGCGATTGTGGTCGCCGCCCAGTTCATGTTCGGGGTCGATGCCTTCATCCTCAACGTGGCGATCCCGACCATCGCTTCCGAGCTGCGGGCGTCATCGGCCGAGGTCGAGGCGGTCATCGCCATCTATCTGATCGGCTATGCTACGCTGGTGGTGACCGGCGGCAGGCTCGGCGACATTCACGGCACCAAGTCGGTTTTCATTGCGGGCGTGCTCGGCTTCAGCGCGACGTCGCTATGGTGCGGACTGACCCGCTCCGGTCCGGAGCTGGTCGCCGCCCGGCTGGCGCAGGGCGCCGCCGCGGCGCTGATGGTGCCGCAGGTGCTGGCCACCATCCATGTGCTGTTCGCCGATGAAGCGCGCAGCCGCGCTTTCGCCATCTACGGCGTGGTGCTCGGGTTGGCCGGCGCTGCCGGCTTTATTCTTGGCGGCGTGCTGGTGACGTTGGACCTCGCCGGGCTTGGCTGGCGTGCCGTGTTCTTCGTCAACGTGCCCATGGGCGCGCTGATCGTTGTCGCCGCGGCGGTGCTGATGCCCACGGCGCCGCGCCGCGCCGGCACGCGGCTGGACATTCCCGGCGCGCTGGCTCTGTTCGTCGGGATGCTGTGTCTGATCGGGTCGCTGCTGTTCGGCCACGAACTCGGCTGGTCGCCTGTGGTCTGGCTGGCGATGGGGCTGGGCGTGGCGGTGATCGCCGGCTTCGTGCGGCTGGAGCGCCGCGTCGCTGCGACCGGCGGCATGCCGCTGGTCGATCTCGCATTGCTCGACGATGCCGCCTTCATCCGCGGGCTCGGCGCGGTTTTCGGTTTTTCTTCGCCAATATCTCGTTCTATCTGGTGCTGACGCTGTTCATGCAGAACGCGCTGCACATCGCGCCGCTGGGTGCCGGGCTGGTCTACGTGCCATTGGCGGTGGCCTTCGTCATTGCCTCCCGCCACAGCGGCGTCCGTTCCCGGCATCGCGGCCGGCTGGTGCTGATCGAGGGCTGCGCGGTGCAGCTGATCGGGCTTGCTGCGCTTGCGACGTTGGTGACGGCGGTGTCCGTGCCGCGGCCGTGGCTGCTGGCCTTGCCGCTGGTGGTGTTTGGTTATGGCCAGGGCATGGTGATGGCGCCGCTCTCCGGCGCGGTGCTGTCGACCGTGCCGGCGCGCAGCGCGGGGGCCGGCGCCGGCGTCTATGGTACCACGGCGCAGATCGCCAATGCCGCCGGCGTGGCGGCGATCGGCGGACTGTACCTCGCCATCCAGACGGCAGGAGCGCCAAGGGGCGCGCTGCTTGCGTGCTTCGGCGCATGCGCTGCGTCGTTGACAATTTGTGTCTGGCTGCTGCTGCGCATGCGGCGCGCCGCGCCGGCATAGAACTTTAATCATCTTCATCTATCAACGGCGCCGCATTCTAGAAAAGAAGGCGGAGTCCTCCGGTCCTGATGTGGCTGTCGAGCCGGAGCCTCCTTCGATCTCGGGAACATGCGCGGGGCAGGTCGCATCAGGGCTTCTCACCCCGAAGACCATTCGCCCCGCGCGTCATCCCCTTGCGTCCGCAACTTGACAGGCCGGCGATCCCTGCCGATACCGTTTCACGGGGAAAAGCGATCGCCCCTCAGGCGGCGTCCGTCGCCCAAGTATCGCGTCCGCTTCCATGCAAGGACGCGCCATGTCATCGCCGCCGAACGCCCCTGACGTTGTTGTTTCAAAGTCTGCCAGCCATGGCGTCACCTTCGCGGAGGCATTCAAGGTCTGGCTGCGCATCGCGCTGTTGTCGTTCGGCGGGCCGGCGGGGCAGATCGCGGTGATGCACCGCATCCTGGTGGACGAGAAGCGCTGGGTCTCGGAGGGCCGATTCCTGCACGCGCTGAACTACTGCATGCTGCTGCCGGGGCCGGAGGCACAGCAACTCGCCACCTATATCGGCTGGCTGATGCATCGCACGGCCGGCGGCCTGATGGCCGGCGGATTGTTCATCCTGCCCGGCGCCATCTGCATCATGGCGCTGAGCTGGATTTACGCGGCATTCGGCAATGTCGGCATCGTCGCGGCGCTGTTCTTCGGGCTGAAGGCGGCGGTGCTGGCCATCGTGCTGCAGGCGGTGGTGCGGGTCGGCAGCCGCGCGCTGAAGAACAATACGATGCGCGCGCTGGCGGCAATCGCGTTTCTCGCCATCTTCTTTCTCGACGTGCCGTTTCCCGCCATCGTGTTCGGCGCCGGCCTGATCGGCTATCTCGGCGGCAAGGCGGGGCGCCCGGCGTTCAACGGCGGCAGCGGCCACGGTGCGGCCGGCAACGGCGATGGCGACAGCCTGCTCGGCGAAGAGATGCCGGCCCATGCGCGGCCAAGCATGCGTCAGTCGCTGCTGGCGGGGTCCATCTGGCTGCTGTTGTGGCTGACGCCGGTGGCGCTCCTGCTGCTGACGCTCGGCGCGGACAATGTGTTCAGCCAGATCGCGGTGTTCTTTTCCAAGATGGCCATGGTGACGTTCGGCGGCGCCTATGCGGTGCTGGCCTATGTGGCGCAGCAGGCGGTGGAGCACTACGCCTGGTTGAAGCCCGGCGAAATGCTCGATGGCCTCGGCATGGCCGAAACCACGCCGGGGCCTCTGATCATGGTGTTGCAGTTCGTCGGCTTCATGGCCGCCTTCCGCGCGCCCGGCACCCTGTCGCCGCTGCTGGCGGGCACGCTTGGCGGCCTGCTCGCCACCTGGGTGACCTTCACGCCGTGTTTCCTGTGGATCTTTCTCGGCGCGCCGTTTGTCGAAACGCTGCGCGGCAACAAGGCGCTGAGCGCGGCGCTGGCGGCGATCACCGCGGCGGTGGTTGGTATCATTCTCAATCTCGCCGTGTGGTTCGCCATCCACACCATGTTCCGCGAGGTCAGGCCGCTGCAGCTGTTCGGCGGCGTCGGCTTCGATGCGCCGGTGCCGGGCAGCGTCAATGGTTGGGCGGTGGCGCTCTCGGCGGCGGCGCTGCTGGCCGTGTTCCGCTTCAAGGTCGGCATGCTGCAGACGCTTGCCGCCTGTGCGGCGGTCGGCGCCCTGCTGCATGTGACGGGATTGATCTGACAGGGCAGGAGGAATGCCGCCCAACATTCCGTACCTGCATACCTGCGTCACGGATCGTTCATTGCGTCGGCATTTTATTTTGCAGTGCAGCAACTATATTCGCACAGCCCTGTTATAGACCAGCCCGACCCAGGAGCTGCCGTGTCCCTCGCAGATAATATCGAATTCCTCCGCCGCCTCCCGAAAATGCCCGGAATCAATGGCCTCGACGGCCTGGCGCGCGGTCTGCGGCCGGCCGGCGACAGCCCGATCAGTGAAGTCACGGGGTTTGGCAGTAATCCCGGCGATCTCAGGATGTTTGCCTATCTGCCTGATACTCTGGAGGCCCGGCCGCCGCTGGTCGTGGTGCTGCATGGCTGCACCCAGAAAGCGGCCGGCTACGATGTCGGGACCGGCTGGTCGGCGCTGGCCGAGCGCTATGGTTTCGCTCTGCTGATGCCCGAGCAGAAGTCGTCCAACAACGGCAATGGCTGCTTCAACTGGTTCAACGCCGAAGATACCACGCGCGA
It encodes the following:
- the chrA gene encoding chromate efflux transporter — translated: MSSPPNAPDVVVSKSASHGVTFAEAFKVWLRIALLSFGGPAGQIAVMHRILVDEKRWVSEGRFLHALNYCMLLPGPEAQQLATYIGWLMHRTAGGLMAGGLFILPGAICIMALSWIYAAFGNVGIVAALFFGLKAAVLAIVLQAVVRVGSRALKNNTMRALAAIAFLAIFFLDVPFPAIVFGAGLIGYLGGKAGRPAFNGGSGHGAAGNGDGDSLLGEEMPAHARPSMRQSLLAGSIWLLLWLTPVALLLLTLGADNVFSQIAVFFSKMAMVTFGGAYAVLAYVAQQAVEHYAWLKPGEMLDGLGMAETTPGPLIMVLQFVGFMAAFRAPGTLSPLLAGTLGGLLATWVTFTPCFLWIFLGAPFVETLRGNKALSAALAAITAAVVGIILNLAVWFAIHTMFREVRPLQLFGGVGFDAPVPGSVNGWAVALSAAALLAVFRFKVGMLQTLAACAAVGALLHVTGLI
- the htpX gene encoding zinc metalloprotease HtpX codes for the protein MSYFKTAMLLAGMTALFMGVGYLIGGASGATLALLVAAGMNLFAYWNSDRMVLSMHGAQPVDARNAPDLFRLVADLAARANLPMPKVYIMDNPQPNAFATGRNPENAAVAVTTGLMQQLSREELAGVIAHELAHVKHHDTLLMTVTATIAGAISMVAQFGMFFGGNRNNGPGIIGQLALMILAPLAAMLVQMAISRTREYAADDMGARICGNPMWLASALAKIDNAAHRIPNEDAERAPATAHMFIINPLSGRSMDNLFTTHPSTQNRIAALQQLAGQLGGQSARAATGAAPRGPWNGEPRAKGPWG
- a CDS encoding OmpA family protein, coding for MLTRLLITGFLLLAGVTAAQADATIPNKDIANARDNPLLKRYDGSFIVSYERLAFTDFKVPLSKLEKAGDTRDRMNNQVFKPAKELEVEGARTRIAYILPANRSPLEVLRNYQDVVKAAGGEVLYQCKGDDCGADPTRSSAGGGGDMSLLMYAVTEAQLKDAAFSNGACALAVEIDDQRFFAAKIPQTGGEAYVTVQTYQVKNDLYCKAFNERTVAVVHVVEPKPREQKMVVVKADEMAKTIGSTGRVALYGIFFDTGKAELKPESAPTLQEIAGLLASDPKLAVLIVGHTDNQGAYDYNLDLSRRRAESVVAALTASFRADAKRLRAAGVGMLAPAASNDADDGRAKNRRVEVVKLN